One window of the Lemur catta isolate mLemCat1 chromosome 6, mLemCat1.pri, whole genome shotgun sequence genome contains the following:
- the LRRC10 gene encoding leucine-rich repeat-containing protein 10, with amino-acid sequence MPGVRMGNTIRTLMAFIPAERCQNYVVGDLREMPLDRMVDLSGSQLRRCPVHVCSFRELVKLYLSDNHLNSLPPELGQLQNLQILALDFNNFKALPQVVCTLKRLCILYLGNNKLCDLPSELSLLQNLRTLWIEANYLTQLPDVVCELSLLKTLHAGSNALRLLPGQLRHLQELRTIWLSGNLLTNFPPVLLHMPFLEVIDVDRNSIRYFPSLAHLSSLKLVIYDHNPCRNAPKVAKGVRRVGRWAEETPEPDPRKARRYALVREESQEAQAPASSPQPLLAVPKELHS; translated from the coding sequence ATGCCCGGCGTCCGCATGGGGAACACCATCAGGACCCTCATGGCCTTCATCCCTGCTGAGCGCTGCCAGAACTACGTGGTTGGAGACCTCCGAGAGATGCCGCTGGACAGGATGGTGGACCTCAGCGGGAGCCAGCTGCGCCGCTGCCCCGTGCACGTGTGCTCCTTCAGGGAGCTGGTCAAGCTCTACCTGAGTGACAACCACCTCAACAGCCTGCCCCCGGAGCTGGGACAGCTGCAGAACCTGCAGATCCTGGCCTTGGACTTCAACAACTTCAAGGCTCTGCCCCAGGTGGTGTGCACCTTGAAACGGCTCTGCATCCTCTATCTGGGCAACAACAAACTGTGCGATCTCCCCAGTGAGCTCAGCCTGCTCCAGAACCTCCGAACCCTGTGGATCGAGGCCAACTACCTCACCCAGCTGCCGGACGTGGTCTGTGAGCTGAGTCTCCTTAAGACTCTGCATGCCGGCTCCAATGCCCTGCGTCTGCTGCCCGGCCAGCTCCGGCACCTCCAGGAGCTGAGGACCATCTGGCTCTCAGGCAACCTGCTGACCAACTTCCCCCCAGTGCTGCTCCACATGCCCTTCCTAGAGGTAATCGACGTGGACCGGAACAGCATTCGGTacttccccagcctggcccacCTGTCAAGCCTGAAGCTGGTCATCTATGACCACAATCCTTGCAGGAACGCACCCAAGGTGGCCAAAGGTGTGCGCCGTGTGGGAAGATGGGCAGAGGAGACACCAGAGCCTGACCCCAGAAAAGCCCGGCGTTACGCGCTGGTCCGAGAGGAAAGCCAGGAGGCACAGGCTCCTGCCTcatccccccagcccctcctagCAGTTCCTAAGGAGCTTCACTCGTAG